The [Eubacterium] siraeum genome contains a region encoding:
- a CDS encoding ABC transporter ATP-binding protein, with protein sequence MIRLDNISKTFRDGDTQVQALKNISFEVNKGELVAIIGKSGSGKSTLLNILGLLDKQTDGDYYIDGKKVSSIPEREKAKLRNSHIGFVMQDFALVEKYTVKQNINIPLIYTDKPINKEKAINDVLKSVGLSDKTNTPAYKLSGGQKQRVAIARAVVNEPQIILADEPTGALDSMTADEIMQIFERLNMSGKTVIIVTHDKDIAARCKRVIELSDGEIAKGTN encoded by the coding sequence ATGATCAGACTCGACAACATATCAAAGACTTTCCGTGACGGTGACACACAGGTTCAAGCATTGAAAAATATCAGCTTTGAAGTAAACAAGGGCGAGCTTGTCGCAATAATCGGAAAAAGCGGAAGCGGAAAATCAACGCTTCTTAATATTCTCGGACTTCTAGACAAGCAAACGGACGGCGATTATTATATTGACGGCAAAAAAGTATCTTCCATACCGGAGCGTGAAAAAGCAAAGCTCAGAAACAGTCATATAGGCTTTGTAATGCAGGATTTCGCCCTTGTCGAAAAGTACACGGTAAAGCAGAATATAAATATCCCTCTTATATACACAGATAAGCCCATCAATAAGGAAAAGGCGATAAACGATGTATTAAAAAGCGTCGGACTGTCCGATAAAACAAACACGCCTGCCTACAAACTGTCCGGCGGTCAGAAGCAAAGAGTAGCCATAGCAAGAGCGGTGGTAAACGAACCACAGATAATCCTTGCCGATGAACCGACAGGCGCACTTGACAGCATGACCGCAGATGAAATAATGCAGATTTTCGAACGCCTCAATATGTCGGGAAAAACCGTCATAATCGTAACCCACGACAAAGACATTGCCGCTCGCTGTAAGCGTGTCATCGAGCTTTCGGATGGGGAAATTGCGAAAGGTACAAATTAA
- a CDS encoding glycoside hydrolase family 43 protein: MKISENCYKLENTANPISPNVFCADPTGVEYNGRLYIYGTNDHQEYEAVGDDGKNGYAHIKSIVMLSTDDMVNWEYHGFIDVAKIAPWIVNSWAPSIASRVEADGKTHFYLYFSNSGCGVGVLTAEHPLGPWSDPLGKPLIYQNMPGLENCPAPFDPGVCIDENGTGWLAFGGGTPPDGNTLHTNVPKIVRLGKDMLSFDSDFVPIDAPYFFEASELNYENGTFIYTYSTDWQSRENWNRTDVPALGTCSMGCMTSKTPLDPESWQFKGGFFLNAGDSGMDWCNNHTHLIEYKGTRYILHHTLHIQERTKTKGGFRGMCVDLLPYTDTEFPVTKATREGVTQTQPLDPYKAHSGAEMFTCADMWYEQISTGKMAVKSLAEGAWTYIKGVDFGKGTEKLLVTAKGTGVIEIRLDDRNAEPLGVIELANDGFDKIPVVLPTKITGIHNVYFAFSSKDICLEIWQAE, from the coding sequence ATGAAAATAAGCGAAAATTGCTACAAGCTGGAAAATACGGCTAATCCAATTTCGCCGAATGTATTCTGCGCCGACCCGACAGGCGTTGAGTACAACGGCAGACTTTATATTTACGGCACTAACGACCATCAGGAATACGAGGCAGTCGGCGATGACGGAAAGAACGGCTATGCTCACATAAAATCCATCGTTATGCTGTCAACTGACGATATGGTGAACTGGGAATACCATGGCTTCATAGACGTCGCAAAAATAGCACCTTGGATAGTGAATTCATGGGCGCCGTCCATAGCTTCCAGAGTTGAGGCGGACGGAAAAACTCATTTTTACCTTTACTTTTCGAACAGCGGCTGCGGTGTAGGAGTGCTTACGGCGGAACACCCTCTCGGACCGTGGAGCGACCCTCTCGGAAAGCCGCTAATCTATCAGAATATGCCGGGACTTGAAAACTGTCCTGCGCCCTTTGACCCGGGAGTATGCATCGACGAAAACGGCACAGGCTGGCTTGCGTTCGGCGGAGGGACTCCACCTGACGGTAATACGCTGCACACAAATGTACCTAAGATAGTGCGGCTGGGAAAGGATATGCTTTCGTTTGACAGCGATTTTGTTCCGATAGACGCTCCGTATTTCTTCGAGGCAAGCGAGCTGAACTACGAAAACGGAACGTTTATCTACACATACAGCACGGACTGGCAGTCAAGAGAAAACTGGAACAGAACGGACGTTCCTGCGCTGGGAACATGCAGCATGGGCTGTATGACGAGCAAAACTCCCCTTGACCCGGAAAGCTGGCAGTTCAAGGGCGGATTCTTCCTGAACGCCGGTGATTCCGGAATGGACTGGTGCAACAATCACACCCACCTTATCGAATATAAGGGAACAAGGTACATTCTTCACCACACACTTCACATTCAGGAGCGCACGAAAACAAAGGGAGGATTCCGCGGTATGTGCGTGGATCTACTGCCTTACACGGATACGGAATTTCCCGTCACAAAGGCAACACGTGAAGGCGTCACGCAGACTCAGCCGCTCGACCCGTATAAAGCTCACAGCGGTGCGGAGATGTTCACCTGCGCAGATATGTGGTACGAACAGATATCCACCGGCAAAATGGCTGTGAAGTCGCTGGCAGAGGGTGCATGGACTTACATAAAGGGCGTGGATTTCGGCAAGGGCACAGAAAAGCTGCTCGTTACCGCAAAGGGCACGGGCGTTATCGAGATTCGTCTTGATGACAGGAATGCCGAACCGTTGGGAGTGATCGAACTCGCAAATGATGGATTTGATAAAATTCCTGTGGTTCTTCCCACAAAAATAACAGGAATTCACAATGTATATTTTGCATTTTCAAGCAAGGACATCTGCCTTGAAATATGGCAGGCTGAATGA
- a CDS encoding substrate-binding domain-containing protein, which yields MRRRIAVITARADASEQRDILYGISEAAFRKDTDVVVYSNIYNHWQDDNLLNYENIIYSLIEPDLFDGVIVTAEAFRDIKIINDTIDKIRAAKIPAIVIDGELDGFKSVYSDDETDLEKMTEHLITVHGFTDIDILTGSRDSAASQKRLNGCKRAFGKHGISFDNIRVYYGNFWNDSGEELARRYLSGEIPRPQAVICTNDFMAFGLCDVLSEAGVDIPSELTVTGYDLTGGDHTAGRIYHYPLLTTYRRNRRKMGRDAVDAILGGSPIQDNSDRFVSGNTCSCGVCRLHLLDELVAEKIDQYHTIMSTVAQFSGRLTTSRTLEEYTGAVSEFFYLLHGADRLFLCLDSAWNSERFNGGEFLCCAIDNEYSEPPIKFSSGETPVPFITEHDSPAIFYVNPVCFQTRLYGYTVLEYNRPASYDFSFRDWNKTVADTLEFLRMKNDIHYLTQCQRQSALYDSLTGFYNLCEFESIVEEAGHNFCIQAVRLSFPDGGEYLFGENHRSDIIAETASAIKRVCTKHEICCRTDDNTFLILFKRENGMFPEKLKISLHNEVYSRHDERQVIITYHSSDNTLVGELRSAVLLNAEHDVGLISERRRLPHYNELADIRNRIISMPNKMPKLSEVSRKMCVSEGHFRLIYRQCFDVSYNRDCINSRVMKACYLLYSTAMSIYATAVSCGYDDEKFFSRQFRQVTGFSPAEYRKKILQ from the coding sequence ATGCGCAGAAGAATAGCGGTCATTACCGCAAGAGCCGATGCATCCGAACAGCGAGATATATTATACGGAATATCCGAGGCCGCATTCCGGAAAGACACCGATGTTGTGGTCTACTCAAACATATACAACCACTGGCAGGACGATAATCTGCTGAATTATGAGAACATAATTTACTCACTGATTGAGCCGGATTTATTTGACGGTGTTATTGTCACAGCCGAGGCATTCCGGGATATAAAAATAATCAACGATACAATTGATAAAATCAGAGCTGCAAAAATCCCCGCCATTGTTATTGACGGGGAGTTGGATGGATTTAAGAGCGTTTATTCCGACGATGAAACCGACCTGGAGAAAATGACGGAACATCTGATAACGGTTCACGGTTTTACGGACATCGACATACTGACGGGAAGCAGAGACAGCGCCGCTTCGCAAAAGCGTCTGAACGGCTGCAAGCGTGCATTCGGAAAGCACGGAATAAGCTTTGATAATATCAGAGTGTATTACGGAAACTTCTGGAACGATTCAGGCGAGGAACTTGCCCGGCGGTATCTCAGCGGTGAAATTCCGCGACCTCAGGCGGTGATATGTACCAACGATTTCATGGCGTTCGGGCTGTGTGATGTTCTTTCGGAGGCAGGAGTGGATATTCCCAGCGAGCTGACAGTAACGGGCTACGACCTGACCGGCGGCGACCATACCGCAGGAAGAATATATCACTATCCGCTGCTGACGACTTACCGCAGAAACCGCCGTAAAATGGGACGGGACGCTGTGGATGCTATTCTCGGCGGCAGTCCTATTCAAGACAATTCCGACAGGTTCGTAAGCGGAAACACCTGCTCCTGCGGCGTCTGCCGTTTGCATCTTTTAGATGAGCTTGTCGCGGAAAAGATAGACCAGTATCACACCATTATGAGCACCGTGGCACAGTTTTCCGGCAGGCTCACCACATCGCGTACTCTTGAGGAATACACCGGAGCAGTAAGCGAGTTTTTCTATCTGCTGCACGGCGCTGACAGGCTGTTTCTGTGCCTTGACAGCGCATGGAACAGTGAACGTTTCAACGGTGGTGAGTTCCTGTGCTGTGCGATAGATAACGAGTATTCGGAACCTCCGATAAAGTTCAGCAGTGGCGAAACTCCCGTGCCGTTCATTACGGAGCACGATTCCCCTGCGATTTTCTATGTGAATCCCGTGTGCTTTCAGACAAGGCTTTACGGGTATACGGTGCTGGAATACAACCGCCCGGCGAGCTATGATTTCAGCTTCCGCGACTGGAACAAGACTGTTGCGGATACGCTGGAATTTCTGCGAATGAAGAATGATATCCACTATCTCACGCAATGCCAGCGGCAATCCGCACTGTATGATTCGCTGACGGGGTTCTACAATCTTTGTGAATTTGAAAGCATTGTGGAGGAAGCCGGGCATAACTTCTGCATTCAGGCGGTAAGGCTTAGTTTCCCGGACGGCGGAGAATACCTGTTTGGTGAAAACCACCGCAGCGATATAATCGCAGAAACAGCGTCAGCAATAAAACGTGTATGCACTAAGCATGAAATATGCTGCCGGACCGATGACAACACATTTCTTATCCTGTTCAAAAGGGAAAACGGAATGTTTCCTGAGAAACTGAAAATATCGCTCCACAACGAGGTTTATTCACGGCACGATGAACGGCAGGTTATTATCACATACCACAGTTCCGATAACACGCTGGTCGGAGAGCTGCGCTCAGCCGTATTGTTGAATGCAGAGCACGATGTCGGTCTGATAAGCGAACGAAGAAGACTTCCGCATTATAATGAGCTTGCCGACATAAGGAACAGGATAATTTCAATGCCTAATAAGATGCCTAAGCTTTCGGAAGTCAGCAGAAAAATGTGCGTCAGCGAGGGGCATTTCCGTTTGATTTACCGGCAGTGCTTTGATGTAAGTTACAACCGCGACTGCATAAATTCAAGGGTAATGAAAGCCTGCTACTTACTGTATTCTACCGCCATGAGCATTTATGCGACAGCAGTAAGCTGCGGTTACGATGATGAAAAATTTTTCTCACGGCAGTTCAGGCAGGTGACCGGATTTTCTCCGGCAGAATACAGAAAAAAGATACTGCAGTGA